GCCGGGCCGCCCGACCGGGATCCCGCGGCCAGACCGCTGCCCGACGCGGCGATGTGGCACTACCTGCGGGCCGGCGACCACGCGACCGCCGCGCGGTTCGCCGAGGACGTGCTGCGCGACGACAGGTCGCCGGACTACTGGCGCGGGCCGCATTGCAACGCGCTGTACGTGCTGATCTACGTACATGAGCTCGAACGCGCCGAGTACTGGGCCGCGCGAATCTACCGGGATGCCACGCCACAGGGCTACCGGACCTGGCAGGCCATGAAGTCCGCCGTACTCGCCGAGATCGCGCGCCGGCGCGGCGACCTGCCGGCGGCCGAGCGACTGGCCCGCGGCGCGCTGCAGCTCATGGGACCACGGGCCTGGGGGCCGCAGATCGATCTGCCGCTCTCGACCCTGATCTACGTGCTCACGGCGATGGGTAGGCACGGCGCCGCGGCCGAGTGGCTGGCATATCCGCGTCCCACTGGCGCGACGACGACCCGTTACGGCCTGCACTACCTGGACGCCCGCGCGCAGCATCATCTGGCGATGGGCCGCCATCTGCCGGCCCTGCAGGATTTCCTCGCCTGCGGGCAGCTGATGGCGAGCTGGGACATGGACATCGTCGGCATAGCGCCCTGGCGGCTGGGGGTCGCTGAGGCGCTGCTGCAGCTCGGCCGCACCGAGCGGGCGGCCCGGACGCTGGACGAGCTGGCGGAGCAGCCCGGCGCCGCGCACCCCCTGGTGCGCGGCGGCCTGCTCAGGCTGCGCGCGGCCACGGTGAAACCCCGTCAGGCGGTGGTGCTGCTACGCGAGGGCGCGGACATGCTCGAAAGCAGCGGGTCGCCCGCGGAGCTGCTGGCGGCGCTGCTCGACCTGCACCGGGTGCACGTGGAGCTGGGCGACTCGCACCTGGCGCATTTCACCGCCCGGCAGATCTGGCGGACGGCGGCGCAGTGCGGTGCCGAGGCCCGCGCCCGCCGGACGCTCGGCCCCGAGTTCGCCGCGCCGTGCCCGGACGACGGGACGCCGTCGGCGACGCCGGACACCACGTATACGGTGCTCAGTGACGCCGAGCTGCGGGTGGCGGCACTGGCCGTGCGCGGACACACCAACCGGGAGATCGCCAGCCGCCTGTACATCACGGTCAGCACGGTCGAGCAGCATCTCACCCGCGTATACCGCAAACTGCAGGTCGGTGGCCGGATCGACCTGCAGACCCGGCTGAACCCGAAGGTGCTGGGCACCGCGTGACGCGGGTTCCCGTGCCCCGGCGCCAGGCGCCGGGGCACGGGAACCCGCGTCGGCTTTCACCCTCCGGGTTGTTTGCACAGTGCTAGGTCGGTAATGCTGCGCGGATCCGGGTCAGGCCTTTGCGACCGACAGATTGAACTCTGCGGTCTGGAAGGTGTTGAACAGCCGGATGAACAGCAGCAGCGCGGCCTCGGTGGCGCGCGCGCCGACCACGTCACCGAGATCGATGATCTGATCCTCAGCCCAGCCAAAGGCCTTCAGCAGCTCGGCGACCTCGGCCTTGGCCGTCGCGTCGTCACCGTTGAGGAACACCGTGTGGTGACCCGGAATGCGGCCGGGGTCGACCATGACCTGTGCCGCCATGGTGTTCAGCGTCTTCACGATCCGGGCCCGCGGGAAGGCCTTCTGAAGCTGCTCGGCCACGCTGCCGCCGCCGGGGGTGGCGACCGCGACCACACCGTCCCTGGATTCGATGCCGTTCGAGACGTCCACCACGATCTTGCCGCGCAGGTTGTCGGCGCCGGCCGCGGTGAGCACGTCGAGGGAGGCGAGCCCCGGCGCGGTGTTCACCACGAGTTCGGCGACCGCGGCGGTCTGCGCGAGCGTGGAAATCTCGACGTCGTGCCGCGCGGCCCACTCCTTGGCCGGAGAGTTCTCGGGGTCGCGCGATCCCAGCGTGACCTCGTGCCCGAGTGAACGCAGTTTCGCGCCCACGACCTTTGCGACGTTGCCGGTGCCCAGGAGGCCGATGTTCATCGTATCGGTCTACTTCCGTGTATGTGCGGGCACTGTTGCCCGCGGAGTCTGGCCAGCGCCGGAATCGACCGCGATATTCCCGCCGGCCGCCAGGCGCCCCTAGTGACCCCTAGCCGGCCCAATGAAGGCCCCTGACGTGTGCCCCAAACGGTTCACCAGGCCCATACCGGCCGAATAATTCCGTATCAGACCACTCGTCCAGAATCACCGTGGAGGACTGCCGTGGAAGACATCCTCGACGCCCTTCTCGACACCGCGGCCTCCGATTCCTTCGCCCGGCTGAAGATCCCGAAAACCTACCGCGCGGTCATCGTCCGACGAGACGAGGCCGGCATGTTCGAGGGGGTACCGGCCGCGGAGCGGGATCCCCGCAAGTCGCTGCACGTCGACGACGTGCCCACACCCGAGCCAGGCCCTGGCGAGGCCTTGGTCGCGGTCATGGCCAGCTCCGTGAACTACAACTCGGTGTGGTCCGCGGTCTTCGAGCCCGTATCCACCTTCGCCTTCCTGAGGCGTTACGGCCGACGCTCCGAGCAGGCCCGGCGGCACGACCTGCCCTATCACGCGATCGGCTCCGACCTGGCTGGCGTCGTGCTGCGCACCGGTCCCGGAGTGCACGCCTGGAAGCCGGGCGACGAGGTGGTCGCGCACTGCCTGTCCGTCGAGTTGGAAAGCCCCGACGGGCACTCCGACACGCTGCTCGACCCCGAGCAGCGCATCTGGGGCTACGAGACCAACTTCGGGGGCCTGGCCGAACTGGCCCTGGTCAAGTCCAACCAGCTGATGCCCAAGCCGCGGCATCTGACCTGGGAGGAGGCGGCGAGCCTCGGACTGGTCAACTCCACCGCGTACCGGCAGCTGGTCTCCCGCAACGGCGCCCAGATGAAGCAGGGCGACGTCGTCCTTGTCTGGGGGGCCTCCGGCGGGATCGGCGCGTTCGCCACGCAGTACGCGCTGGCCGGCGGCGCAATTCCGGTGTGCGTGGTCTCCAGCCCGGACAAGGCGCGCATCTGCCGGGAGCTGGGCGCCGAGGCGGTGATCGACCGGCGGGCCGAGGGCTATGCCTTCTGGCGGCCGGATGGCGGGGGGCAGGATCCGGCCGAATGGCGGCGCTTCGGGGCCCGCATCCGGGAGCTGACCGGGGGCGAGGACCCGGACATCGTCTTCGAGCACCCGGGCCGGGAGACCTTCGGCGCCTCGGTCTACGTCGCGCGCCGCGGCGGGACCATCGTCACCTGCGCCTCCACCAGCGGCTACCTGCACGAATACGACAACCGGTACCTGTGGATGAGCGTCAAGCGGATCATCGGCTCGCACTTCGCCAACTACCGCGAGGCCTGGGAGGCCAACCGGCTCGTGCAGAAAGGCCGCATCCACCCTACGGTCCACCGCGCCTTCCCGCTGGAGGAGACCGGCCAGGCGGTATACGAGGTGCACCGCAACCAGCACCAGGGCAAGGTCGCCGTGCTCTGCCTCGCCCCCGACGAGGGGCTGGGAGTACGCGACGCCGAGCTGCGCGCCCGGCACCTGCCGGCCATCAACCGCTTCCGCAGGCGCGCCGACGGCACCGACCTGACGTGACGCGTCGGCCGCACGGCCGCACGCGACGACTCGACGACGGCGCCGGGAAACGGCTCATCGCCGGATCCGGCTGATGAACGCCGTTGGCTGCTGCGACGGAGGATCTGAGAAAATCATGGTTGGGACTCTGCACCGATGACGGAACTCACCGCGCGCGCCACCGTCACCGTGGCCGAACAGCGCCGAGCGCTGAACGACCCACGTGAAAGGCTGGCCCGTCTGCTCGATCCGGGAACACTGAACGTCACCTCCAATCTGCCCGGCAGCCGGGTCGCCGTCGCCCGCGGCCGCATCAATGGCGTCGCTGTCGTCGCCTACTGCACGGATGCCAGATCGCTGGGGGGCGCGATCGGTTCCCTGGGCGCACGCCAGATAGTGGACGCCATCAACGGCGCGGTCGCCGACCGTGCTCCCGTCGTCGGGCTCTGGCACTCCGGCGGAGCGAGCCTCGGCGACGGCGTAGACGCCCTGGATGGCATCGGGCAGATGTTCACCGCGATGATCGCGGCATCGGGCCGAGTACCGCAGGTGTCCGTGGTGCTGGGCCCGGCCGCCGGCGGGGCCGCCTACGGACCGGCGCTCACGGACGTGATCGTCATGGCGCCCGAGGGCAAGGTTTTCGTAACCGGGCCCGACGTCGTTCGCCAGGTGACGGGCGAGCAGATCGACATGGCGGGGCTGGGTGGATCGGACGCACACGGCCGGCGGTCCGGCGTCGTGCACGTGAACGCCCAGTCGGAGGCGGACGCGTATGCGCGGGCGCGGCGGATCACCACGCTGCTGGCAAGACCGGGCGCCTTCGACACCACCGCCGCGGACGGTGATGCGCGCGACGCTGGCTCCCTGCTGCCAGACCGTCCCCGTCGGGCCTATGACATCCGTCCGGTCGTGCGCGCCATCCTCGACGATCCAGCCCAACGCCGCGGCGCGACGGATGCGACCGGCGCGGCCGAGGACGACTACGAGGAACTCCAACCGCGGTGGGCACCCAATGTCGTCGTGGCACTCGGACGGATGACCGGGCGGACCGTGGGTGTCATCGCCAACAATCCGCTGCGCAAGGGCGGTTGCCTCGACTCCCTGGCCGCCGAGAAGGCCGCCCGCTTCGTCCGGATGTGCGACTCGTTCGGCATCCCGCTCGTCGTCCTCGTGGATGTCCCTGGATACCTGCCGGGCGTGAGCCAGGAGTGGGGCGGCGTCGTGCGGCGAGGCGCCAAGCTTCTCTATGCGTTCTCGGAGGCGGTCGTGCCACGGGTGACGGTGGTTCTGCGGAAATCCTATGGGGGCGCGTACATCGCGATGAACTCCCGCTCTCTGGGCGCGACCAGCGTCCTGGCCTGGCCCCAGGCGGAGGTCGCGGTCATGGGCGCCGAGGCCGCCGTGGGAATCCTGCACCGACGGACCCTTGCGGCGGCCGCGGCCGATGAACGAGACGCCCTGCGCGCCCAGCTCGTCGACGAGCACGTCCGCGAGGCCGGCGGGCTGCAGCGCGGTGTCTCGCTCGGTGTGATCGACAAAATCATCGACCCGGTCGACACGCGACGCGAGGTCGTTCGTGTCCTGGCGGCGGCACCTGGCCGCCAAGGCGCCCACGGGAACATTCCCTTGTGACAGGAGGCAATCAGGCCAAACCCGTCGCGGCGCCCGAGGTTCGGCGCGGACGGTCTGGCAGCCACCGCGCTGGCCCACGAAACGCGGTGGCAGCGGTGGACGGGATCTGCTTTGATCCTGCGCACCATGGGCAATTCGCCGGCCAGGACCATCGATCTGCTGCCGCTCACCAAGGACGAGGCCGCCGTGGTCGCCGCCGGGAAGCCGGGTGACGGCGAGCGGTGGGCCGAGGGTTTCCCACGTGAGGACGACTCAGAGCCGTGCGCCGGACTCGCCGGCAGTGCCGAGGAGCGGGGCCCGTTCGGGGTCTACCGCATCGTGCCGCTCGCGCACGGGCTGACGATCGGCACGGCCGGCTTCTACGGCCTCCCGGACGCCTCTGGCGAGGTGACCATCGGGTACGGCATGGTCGAACCGGAATGGGGCAAGGGCTACGGCACCGAGGCCGTGGCCGGGCTGATCGAGATCTGCCGCGCGCACGGCGGGGTGAGGGCGGTCAACGCCGACACCGATCTGGACAACATCGGCTCTCAGCGGGTGCTGGAGAAGAACGGCTTCCAGCGGGTCCGCGCGACGGAAGAACTCTGCTATTTCGTGCTGCGCCTGGGCGGGTAGAACCCAGGCCGTCGGCGTGGCCGACGAGATCGACGGAGTACGGACGCACGGCGCCTTCTCCTTCCGCGCGGACCCCGCCTCAGAGGCTCTGGCCGCCGGAGAGCTCGATACGCGCGCCGTTCGCCCAGCCGAAACCGTCGGCGAGGATCAGCGGCACGGCGGCGCCGATGTCGTCGGGCTTCCCGGCCCGGCCGAGCGGGATCGCGGCGGCGACGGTCGCGTTGACCCGCTCGTTGTCGCGGACCAGGCCGCCGCCGAAGTCGGTGGCGATGGCCCCGGGCACCAGCACGTTCACCCGGATCTGCCGCTCGCCCAGCTCGGCGGCCTGATACCGCGTCAGGACCTCGACCGCACCCTTCGCGGCGGCGTAGGCGGAGTTGCCCGGATAGGTGAACCGGGCCAGGCCGCTCGAGACGTTGAGGACGCGCCCCCCGTCGGCCAGGAGCGGCAGCAGCGTCTGGGTGAGGAAGAACGGGGCCTTCACGTGGACGCGAAAGATCTCGTCGAACTGGTCCGGAGTCGTCCCGTCGAACGGCGCGTGCAGCCCGATGCCGGCGTTGTTGACCAGATAGTCGAGATGGTCGGCACCGAGCCCCGCCAGGGTCGCGCGTACGTCCGCCGCGAACGCCGCGAAGCTCGTGCTGTCGCCGACGTCGAGCCGCAACGCCGCGGCCGGTGCGCCGTGGTCGGCGACCTGCGCGACCATCGCGTCGGCCTCCTCCTTGTTGCCACGGTAGGTGCCGATGACGCCGACTCCGGCGGCGGCCAGGTGCACGGCCATGCTCCGGCCAAGACCACGGCTGGCGCCCGTCACCAGCGCGATTTTCCTGTCCATCATGATTCCTCCCAGGCTGCGTTTCCCGTGGGTCTCACCGACGCTGGCCGTCCTCGACCACTGTCACTTCGCCCCTCGACCACTGTCACTTCGGCGCCGTGGCTCATGGGCGCTCAGCCTTTCCCCGGATCGCCAGTACGGGGATCGGGCGCGGCCGCGCCGGCATGATGAGGAGGGCGGCCCGGTGCGTGGCCGAGGTGGCCGCCCACCGCGAGGCCCGGAATCGCCTCGCGTCCTGAAGGCGGACACCGGGCCCGGCCCGCGGCGGGAGGAGCGAGCGGTCGTGGAACACGCGGAGCTGGGAGTCTTCCTCCGGCACCGTCGGGAGCAGTTGCGGCCGGCGGATGTCGGGCTCATCGCCGGCGGTCGGCGCCGGGCGGTCGGCCTTCGCCGCGACGAGGTCGCCCTCCTCGCCGACATGTCGACGGACTACTACGAGCGGATCGAGCAGGGCAGGGGGCCGCGGCCGTCCCCGGCGATGCTCGGCGCGATCGCCCGGGCGCTGCGCCTGACCCTGGACGAGCGCGACCACGTCTACCGGCTGGCCGGCCAGGCACCGCCGCCCCGGCACCGGTCGCTCGGCTACGCCGACGCCGGCCTGATGTGCGTACTGGATGCCCTCGCTCCGTCGGTGCCCGCGCTCATCTCGGACGACCTGTCGACCGTCGTCGCGCAGAACGCGCTCAACGTCGCGTTGCTCGGCCCGATCGCCCAGGCGGACGGCCGGCGACGCAACTTCCTCTGGCGCTGGTTCGCCGATGGCGACCTGCGGGCCCGCTATCTGCCCGACCAGCACGAGCGGCTGTCCCGCGAGTACGTCGCCGACCTGCGGGTCACCCTGGGACAGCGCCCCCAGGATGACGACATCCGGTCACTCGTCGAAGAGCTGTCCCGGGCCAGCGCCGAGTTCCGCGAGGTCTGGGAGCGCCAGGAGGTCGCCGTCCGTCAGGTCACCCGCAAGGTGCTCGTCCATCCCGAGGTGGGCCGGCTCGACCTGGAATGCGACATCGTACTCAGCCCACCATCCGGCCAGCGGCTGGTCCTCTTTCGCCCCCAGCCCGGCTCCGGGTCCGGCGCGCGGCTGGAAATGCTCGCGGTGCTGGGCACTCAGACGTTCACCGCGCACTCCAGCTCGACGGGGCTGTCGTCGACACCGTGGCCCACTCCGCGGACATGATCATGCGTGCGGTCGGCGGTCTCAGGGAGTGCCACCGGTCCCCAACCGGCCCTCGCGGAGTTGGCCGCCGGGCTGCTCGAGCGCGGTGCCGAGCCGGGGAACCGGGAACGGCTTCACCCGGGCGACGGTCGCGACGTACAGGAGGAGGCCGGCGGCGGTGAGCACGAAGCCGGCCCAGACCGTCGACAGAGTCCCCCACCCGGCGTCGAGGGCGACCGCGCCGCCGATCGCGCCGAGCGAGTTGGCCAGGTTGAGGGCTGCCAGGTTGAGCGCGCCCATCAGGGTCGGGGCGCGCGGCGCGAGACCGGTCAGCCGGACCTGGATGGTGGGGATCGCCGCCATCATGGTCGCGCCGACGCCGAACAGGCAGGGCAGCAGAATCGCCAGATTGCCGCCGGCCACGCCGATCAGCACCAGGAGCGCCAGCACACCGCCGTAGCCCCAGACCAGTCCGCGGTGCTCGTACCGGTCGGCGGCCCGGCCGCCCAGATAGTTGCCGACCGCCATGCCGAGGCCGAAGACGGCGAGCGCGATCGGGATGAGCGAGGCGTCCCGCCGCGCCGCGTCGGTGACGAACGGGCCGATGAACGTGTAGACGGCGAAGATGCTTGAAATGCCGAGCGCGGCGACGATGAACATCAACCAGACGTTGAGCTGGCGGAGGCTGCCCAACTCGTTCGTGATGGAGGTGCCGCGCAGGTCGTCGGTGTGTGGCAGCCAGGCCAGCAGGGCGACGCCGGCGAGCAGGCCGACGGCGACCACGGTCCAGTACATGGCGCGCCAGCCGGCGTTCTGACCGATGAAGGTGCCGAGTGGCGACCCGACGATGGTGGCGGCGGTGAGTCCTCCCATCACGGTGGCGAACGCCTTGCCACCCCTGCCCGGGCCGTACACATACGCGGCGACGACGGCACCGGCACCGAAATACGCACCCTGGACGCTGCCGGTGACGAACCGGAAGACGACGAGCGGCACGATGTCCGGCGCGACCGCGGAGAGCCCGTTGCCGACGAGGAAGAGCACGATCAGGCCGAGCAGCAGAGTGCGCCGGTTGACCCGGGCGGCGAGCAGGGTGATCGCCGGCGAGCCGATCACCACACCGAAGGCGTACGCAGTCACCGCGTATGTCGCGACCGGAATCGACACGTCCAGGTCGGCCGCGAACAACTGGATGATGCCGTTGCTGCCGAACTCGCCGGTGCCGATCGCGAAGGTGCCCAACGCCAGCGCGAACAGCGTCAGCCTCGGATGGCCGATGGGTGACCTGGCGGAGGCATGCCGATTTTCTTCGGCGGCGCACTGACCTTCGTATGCACGCTGATGCATCGTCCCCATCCTCCGTTCCGTGGCTGCGTCAGCCCGCGACGTCAGCCCGCGGCACGCTTGATGAGGTCGGCCGTCGCCCCGGGTTGCGCGATCATCGCGACGTGCGAGGCGTCGACCTCGACGGCGCGCGCGCCGGCTCGCTTCGCCATGAACCGCTGCGCCTCGGCGGGCAGCACGTTGTCCTTGCGGGCGACGAGATACCAGGAGGGAATGCTCTTCCAGGCCGGGGCGCCGGACGGCTCCTGCAAGGTGCGCAGGTCGCTCGGCCGCTGGCCGGCCCACATCAGGTCGGTGGTCGCCTTCGGCAGGTCACCGGCGAACACCTGCCGGAAGACCTCCTTCTTGATGTATCCGTCGACGCCCGCACCGTACGGGCGGACGTCCAACGCCGTCTCGGTGAGCTTGCTTCCCGGATACTTCGCCTGCAGGCCCAGCAGCGTCTCTCCCTGATCGGGCGCGAAGGCGGCCGCGTAGACGAGGGCCTTCACGTTCGGGTTGCCGGACGCGGCGTTCGTGACGACGATCCCGCCGTAGGAGTGCGCGGCGAGGACGAGCGGTCCGCTGAGGGTGGCGAGGATGCTGGCCAGGTAGGACGAGTCCGCGGCCACGCCCCGCAGCGGGTTCGCGGGGGCGATGACCGGGTAGCCGGCCCGGATGAGCCGGGCGGCGACGTCGTTCCAGCCGGAGGCGTCGGCGAACGCGCCGTGCACCAGTACCACGGTGGGTTTCCGCCTGGTGTCGGGCTGGGTGGCTGCCTGCGCGGCGGGCGCTCCGACGACGGCGCCGGCCGCGACAGCGGCGGATCCAGCGAGCACCATACGGCGAGTTGTCGTCATCAATGTAAACCCTTCAGTACGCGTTGCGGTCATCCTCGATCCGGGGTCAGCGTAAAACCGGGCAGTTGACGTCCACTGGATGAAGCCGGACGCGCACCGGCCACAGGTCAACAGGCGGTCCACTCGTCGTCAAGTGCGTCTACCTAACCTGCGGCCATGAGATCAGCGAAAAGCGAAACCGCCAGGAAGTTGGGCCTGAGGGCCCATGTTCTCTCCTATGTCCTGGCCAATCTGGCCCAGGTCGTGCTGTGGGCTTCTCTCACCCCGGACCATTTCTTCTGGCCGCTGTGGTCGATCCTGGCCTGGGGCATCGGACTGGCGTTCCACATCCGCGCCGACCACGCGCCGTCCAAAGTGCGCTCCGCGCACTGAGGAACAGCATTCCTCGCGGGAACGGCGCCGCGACGGCCACCGCCTAGGTAGCGGAGCCGCGGAGGTAGGCGAGGACGGCGGAGACGCGGCGGTCGGAGTCGGGGCCGAGCGGGAGCTTGGCGAAGATGTTGCCGACGTGCTTGCGGACCGCGGCCTCGCTGACCACCAGCACGTCGGCGATCGACGCGTTGGTGCGGCCCTCGGCCATGAGCGCGAGCACCTCGCGTTCGCGGTCGGTGAGCGCGGCCAACGGCCCGTCGCGCCGCCGCCGGCGCAGCAGGTGGCGGACCACCTCCGGGTCGACGACGGTCCCGCCGGACGCGACCCGGTCGAGGCTGTCGAGGAACTCGCGGACATGGCCGACGCGGTCCTTGAGCAGGTAGCCGATGCCGCCCCCCGGCGCGGAGTCGAGCAGGTCGGCGACGTAGGCGTCGGCGACGTAGGCCGACAGCACCATGATCGCGATCTGCGGGCGGGTGGAGCGGAGCTCGACGGCGGCGCGCAGGCCCTCGTCCGAGTGGCCCGGCGGCATCCGGATGTCGGTGATGACGGCGTCCGGCTGGGTGTTCGCGGCGAATGTCAGCAGCGCGTGGGCGTCGCCCACCGCCGCCACCACCTCGTGGCCGGCCCGTTCGAGGATGCCGACCAGGCCCTCGCGCTGCAACACCGCGTCCTCCGCGAGCACCAGGCGCAGCGGCCGCCGGACCAGCGGAGGGCGGCCCGACAGGCCCCTGGCACGCGGGTTCTCGTCCACCGGCCCTCCCAGCTCGCCTCGGCCCGGGTCCTCGGTCACGGGTCGGTACCGATCGGGCATTCCATTCTGACCTCGATCGGCCCGCCGGCCGGGCTCGCGACGGTCAGGGTTCCGTCGAGCGCCTCGACGCGCAGCGCGAGCCCGGCGAGCCCCGAGCCGGCCGCCGGATCGGCGCCGCCAGCGCCGTCGTCGACCACCGTGAGGACGAGCCGGCCACCGAACGTCCAGGCATGGATCCGCGCCGACCGCGCGTGGGCATGCCGGGCGATGTTGGTCAGGGCCTCGCTGACGACGAAGTAGGCGGCCGCCTCGACCGGCGCCGGCAGCCGGGCGGGCCACGCTGTCCAAGCCTTTTCCGCGAGGTCAGGCCTGAGCCGATCGAGGGTCGGCCGGGTGGTGTGCGTCGATCCAGGCGTCGACCACCGCCCAGTGCATGGTCAGCCAGTCCGCGCGCTCCCGGCCCACCGCGGGCAGCTCGTCGGCCGGGAACCACCACCAGCGCACCTCCATCGGCATCTCCAGCGGCAGGGCGCGCCAGATCTGGCCCGGGGTGGTCAGGCGGTCCAGGCCCGTGTGGGCGACCACGACCGTCCCGACGATGGTGCCCGCGTCGAGGGCGGCGAGCACCCCGGCGGGCCGCGGCGGAAGCACGTGGGTGAGGTCCTCGGCCACCCTCGCCCTGCTGTTCTGCCCCCGGCGGCGCAGGCCGACGATGACGCGGCGGCGGCGCCTGGCGGTGAAGTTCGCGCCCTCCGGGAAGATGACCAGGGCATCCCGGTCGGTCAGCCGGGCCGCGAGCGCGTTGACCCGAGTCACCGCCGTCGGGTCGGCGCCCTCGGTCCGCAGGAAACAGGCCCCGAGCCGGCCCAGCAGGATGTCGATCGCCGGGTCGAGCTGGAGACTCGCCAGCAGCACGACCCGAGGGGTGCGCCGGTAGCGGTTGAGCACCAGGTGGACGAGCGCGAACGAGTCACCGGCGCCGGCATGCCGGCTGGCCACCAGCACGGGGCGACCGGCGCACTCGAACGTCCCCGCGGGCGGCTCACGCACGATCAGCCGGAACCCCATCAGCCGGCCCGCCGCCGCCACGAGCGACCCCAGCATGCCGCGCAGCAGCACCAGATGGGCCCGCTCCCACCGCGACCGCAGCAGCGGCCGGACCAGCCACAGCCCGAATCCGGCGACGACGGCCACGGCCTCGGCGAGCAGGTAGGCCGCGGCGAGAGCGGACACCCGGCTCAGGCGCAGCCGCCGGTCGAGTGGCGCGACGGCCAGCCCCAGCACCGTCGACACGACGCCGAGGACCGCCCCCGCGACCGCGACCGGGACGAACAGCGGGTCGATGAGCAGGCGGCGAACGGCGCGGGGTGGCACCCTCACCTGGCGCCGCCAGAACCGCCGGACCTGCCCGATCCGACGGATCCGGCGGAATCGGCGGTGTTGGCGGTGTTGGCGGTGTTGGCGTCCTCCTTGGTGAGGTACTCGGCGGTGGCGTGGCGGGCCTGCTCGATCCGGCGGCGCACCCCGGCCGCGGAGCGGTAGCGCAGGCCGAGCAGCGGCGTCCCGACGGTGTCGCCGACCGGCAGGACGTGCACCGTCACCCCGCTGGGCAGGCTCGCCATCGCGTCGGCGAAGCCGCGGCGCCGGGCGATCTCGAAGGCGACCAGCCCCGCCTCCCACGGCCAGCGGCCGGGGCGCAGCGGCCGCTCGATCCGGCCGACGTGCAGCACGTACACCGTCCGCGCGCCGAGGGCCACCGCCCTGCCGACCGGGGTGCTGTCGATGAGACCGCCGTCCACGTAGTGCTCATCGCCGATCTTCACCGGGGGGAGCAGCGCGGGCACGGCGCAGGACGCGAGCACCGCGTCGACCAACGGTCCCTGGTCGAACCAGTGCGCCGACGCACGCTCGATGCTGGCGGCCACGCACTGAAACCGCACCGGCAGCTCCTCGAACGTGGCCGCCAGATGCGCGTGCA
Above is a window of Pseudofrankia saprophytica DNA encoding:
- a CDS encoding 2TM domain-containing protein, which encodes MRSAKSETARKLGLRAHVLSYVLANLAQVVLWASLTPDHFFWPLWSILAWGIGLAFHIRADHAPSKVRSAH
- a CDS encoding response regulator, encoding MDENPRARGLSGRPPLVRRPLRLVLAEDAVLQREGLVGILERAGHEVVAAVGDAHALLTFAANTQPDAVITDIRMPPGHSDEGLRAAVELRSTRPQIAIMVLSAYVADAYVADLLDSAPGGGIGYLLKDRVGHVREFLDSLDRVASGGTVVDPEVVRHLLRRRRRDGPLAALTDREREVLALMAEGRTNASIADVLVVSEAAVRKHVGNIFAKLPLGPDSDRRVSAVLAYLRGSAT
- a CDS encoding 1-acyl-sn-glycerol-3-phosphate acyltransferase gives rise to the protein MRVPPRAVRRLLIDPLFVPVAVAGAVLGVVSTVLGLAVAPLDRRLRLSRVSALAAAYLLAEAVAVVAGFGLWLVRPLLRSRWERAHLVLLRGMLGSLVAAAGRLMGFRLIVREPPAGTFECAGRPVLVASRHAGAGDSFALVHLVLNRYRRTPRVVLLASLQLDPAIDILLGRLGACFLRTEGADPTAVTRVNALAARLTDRDALVIFPEGANFTARRRRRVIVGLRRRGQNSRARVAEDLTHVLPPRPAGVLAALDAGTIVGTVVVAHTGLDRLTTPGQIWRALPLEMPMEVRWWWFPADELPAVGRERADWLTMHWAVVDAWIDAHHPADPRSAQA
- a CDS encoding patatin-like phospholipase family protein, with translation MTTISAASPLGPTAFVLGGGGVLGAAEVGMLSALLEAGCRPDLVVGTSVGAINGAAVAADPTAEAIEMLTELWSDLGRSDVFAGGPAKQLATVVQHGYLHSNAPLRKLLHAHLAATFEELPVRFQCVAASIERASAHWFDQGPLVDAVLASCAVPALLPPVKIGDEHYVDGGLIDSTPVGRAVALGARTVYVLHVGRIERPLRPGRWPWEAGLVAFEIARRRGFADAMASLPSGVTVHVLPVGDTVGTPLLGLRYRSAAGVRRRIEQARHATAEYLTKEDANTANTANTADSAGSVGSGRSGGSGGAR